A region of Beijerinckia sp. 28-YEA-48 DNA encodes the following proteins:
- a CDS encoding ABC transporter substrate-binding protein — MTKLKLTFACGPYDRMEALASGEVKPEGIDLDYRVMDDPRELFDLLMSSDDFDMAEMSSSEYIANTVAGTSPFVALPVFPSKVYRHGFICYNRKSGIKTPKDLAGKRIGVPLYTMSAALWCRGMLEDEYGVDLSDVTWVQGNMHTAGTHGNPHAPPLLRPLKLEVNATASLSQLLSRGEIDATLGALIPDTLGVDPDVVRLFPNFRDVEIDYYKRTKIHPIMHLVVIRKSVFEKNPWIARPLYEAFEASKRSMWEKLQYSGAQRVMLPWLYAEIDTIKQTFGDDPWPYGLKANLPTLTKAIEYMHRDAMIARKPTMEELFVDVGA; from the coding sequence ATGACCAAGCTGAAACTAACTTTTGCCTGCGGCCCCTATGATCGGATGGAGGCGCTGGCGAGCGGCGAAGTGAAGCCGGAGGGGATCGATCTCGACTATCGGGTGATGGACGACCCGCGCGAACTGTTCGACCTGCTGATGTCGAGCGACGATTTCGACATGGCGGAGATGTCGTCGTCGGAATACATCGCCAATACGGTGGCGGGCACCAGCCCGTTCGTGGCGCTGCCGGTGTTTCCTTCCAAGGTCTATCGCCACGGCTTCATCTGTTACAATCGCAAATCCGGCATCAAGACGCCGAAGGATCTGGCCGGCAAGCGTATCGGCGTGCCGCTCTATACGATGAGCGCAGCGCTGTGGTGCCGGGGCATGCTGGAAGATGAATATGGCGTCGATCTCTCCGACGTCACCTGGGTGCAGGGCAATATGCATACGGCCGGCACCCATGGAAATCCGCACGCGCCGCCGCTGCTGCGTCCGCTCAAACTGGAAGTGAACGCCACCGCGTCCTTGAGCCAATTGCTCAGCCGTGGCGAGATCGATGCCACTTTGGGCGCGCTCATCCCCGATACGCTGGGCGTCGATCCGGATGTGGTGCGGCTGTTTCCGAACTTCCGCGATGTCGAGATCGACTATTACAAGCGCACGAAAATTCATCCGATCATGCATCTCGTGGTCATCCGCAAAAGCGTGTTCGAGAAGAACCCCTGGATCGCGCGGCCGCTGTACGAGGCGTTCGAGGCGTCGAAGCGCAGCATGTGGGAGAAATTGCAATATTCCGGTGCGCAGCGCGTCATGCTGCCGTGGCTTTATGCCGAGATCGACACGATCAAACAGACCTTTGGCGACGATCCCTGGCCTTATGGGCTGAAGGCCAATCTGCCGACCCTGACCAAGGCGATCGAATATATGCATCGCGACGCCATGATCGCGCGCAAGCCGACGATGGAAGAATTGTTCGTGGATGTGGGAGCCTGA
- a CDS encoding class II aldolase/adducin family protein, whose translation MDAIKLDAIKTAIRDVVIANRILAYEHVLDAYGHVSMRHPHDPSRYLLSRSLSPGIVTEADIIEFHLDGTPVSPDEKRPLYLERFIHGGVYEKRPDVMAVIHSHAEDVLPFTISRRKLRPVLHAVGNMGAHVPVWDIAEKFGDRTTLLVTNMEQGRDLAGCLDCNRMALMRGHGFVCTGVSIQDLVRLAVYIPKNARVQMAAMRMCLSDDESEIRALSQGEIEARLALDPNSPALLRGWEYWAREAGCGDMLGELY comes from the coding sequence ATGGACGCAATTAAATTGGATGCGATCAAAACCGCCATCCGCGATGTCGTCATCGCCAACCGCATTCTGGCTTATGAGCATGTGCTCGATGCCTATGGCCATGTCAGCATGCGCCATCCGCACGATCCGTCGCGCTATCTGCTGTCGCGCTCGCTCAGCCCCGGCATCGTGACGGAAGCCGATATCATCGAATTCCATCTCGACGGCACGCCGGTGTCGCCGGACGAAAAGCGGCCGCTCTATCTGGAGCGCTTCATCCACGGCGGCGTCTACGAGAAACGTCCCGATGTGATGGCGGTCATCCATTCCCATGCGGAGGATGTGCTGCCCTTCACCATTTCGCGGCGCAAGCTGCGACCGGTGCTGCATGCGGTCGGCAATATGGGCGCGCATGTACCGGTGTGGGATATCGCCGAGAAGTTTGGCGATCGCACCACGTTGCTGGTGACCAATATGGAGCAGGGTCGCGATCTCGCCGGCTGCCTCGACTGCAACCGTATGGCTTTGATGCGTGGCCACGGCTTTGTCTGCACTGGCGTATCGATCCAAGACCTGGTGCGCCTCGCCGTCTATATCCCCAAGAACGCGCGCGTGCAGATGGCGGCGATGCGCATGTGCTTGAGCGATGACGAGAGTGAGATTAGGGCTTTGTCGCAGGGTGAGATCGAGGCGCGGCTGGCGCTTGATCCGAACTCTCCAGCGTTGCTGCGCGGCTGGGAATATTGGGCGCGCGAGGCCGGTTGTGGCGATATGCTGGGCGAACTCTACTAA
- a CDS encoding extradiol ring-cleavage dioxygenase, which produces MAQIVLGIGTSHSPMLATPAEDYPKHAEIDQSGRKLLDRDGNPRSFGELVELAGPTLAAQITPQVMEERAARCTANIEKLAGIIQHRELDALIIVGDDQNEQFFDDNMPSILIYSGETILNNPLHMDEDAPQWWRTARQQYHVTNGSIEYPVDAALARHLTNALMDADFDISHAKRLGKEHGEGHAFGFVHQRLMPQEIVPIVPIALNTYFPPNQPRPRRCYDLGRAIAAAVKAWPEERRVGILASGGLSHFTVNEELDLALLEAFRNKNADWLRAIPMNKLNSGTSEVRNWLAVAGACEHLDTQWQDYVPCYRSLAGTGCGMGFAVWG; this is translated from the coding sequence GTGGCACAGATCGTATTGGGCATCGGCACGTCCCATTCGCCGATGCTGGCAACCCCGGCCGAAGATTATCCGAAACACGCCGAGATCGACCAAAGCGGCCGCAAGCTGCTTGATCGCGACGGCAATCCGCGCAGCTTCGGCGAGCTCGTCGAACTGGCCGGCCCGACGCTTGCCGCGCAGATCACCCCGCAGGTGATGGAAGAGCGCGCCGCGCGCTGCACCGCCAATATCGAGAAGCTGGCTGGTATCATCCAGCACCGTGAACTTGATGCGCTGATCATCGTCGGCGACGATCAGAACGAACAGTTCTTCGACGACAACATGCCGTCGATCCTGATCTATTCCGGCGAGACCATCCTCAACAATCCGCTGCATATGGATGAGGATGCGCCGCAATGGTGGCGCACGGCCCGCCAGCAATATCACGTCACCAATGGCTCGATCGAATATCCGGTCGATGCCGCGCTGGCCCGCCATCTGACCAATGCGTTGATGGATGCGGATTTCGACATCAGCCATGCCAAGCGCCTCGGCAAGGAACATGGCGAAGGTCATGCCTTCGGCTTCGTGCACCAGCGGCTGATGCCGCAGGAAATCGTGCCGATCGTGCCGATCGCGCTCAACACCTACTTTCCGCCGAACCAGCCACGCCCACGGCGCTGCTATGATCTGGGCCGCGCCATCGCCGCCGCAGTGAAAGCCTGGCCGGAAGAGCGCCGCGTCGGCATTCTCGCCTCCGGCGGCCTCAGCCATTTTACCGTCAATGAGGAGCTCGATCTCGCTCTGCTCGAAGCCTTCCGCAACAAGAACGCGGATTGGCTGCGCGCCATCCCGATGAACAAGCTCAATTCCGGCACGTCGGAAGTGCGCAACTGGCTGGCGGTGGCGGGCGCCTGCGAACATCTCGACACCCAGTGGCAGGACTATGTGCCCTGCTACCGCTCGCTCGCCGGCACCGGCTGCGGCATGGGTTTCGCGGTCTGGGGCTGA
- a CDS encoding ABC transporter substrate-binding protein, producing MTASKLIRAGLILAMALAAVPAIAQDKLKLAVGQRGNWDSAVAEIGQRAGIFKKHGLELEILWTQGSGETIQAVLSNSVDVGVAAGIMGTLGAFSKGAPIRVIGAQSTGAGDLFWYVREDSPVKTMKDMDGRTIAYSTNGSSTHGIVTAFLNEMKLKARPVATGSPSTTLTQVMSGQVDMGWSAPPSGLDFIDQKRIRVIATGNDTAFKGQTVRLLDVHAQTLQSKKPQLERFMKAYRETIDRMYDDPAMLKTYAEFVGVSEAVATRTRDEFFAKSAIDPDKIVGLNEIMPDAVTYKYIAAPLTEAQTKELFQILPR from the coding sequence ATGACGGCCTCGAAGCTGATCCGTGCCGGACTGATACTTGCCATGGCCTTGGCGGCTGTGCCCGCCATCGCGCAAGACAAGCTGAAACTGGCGGTGGGCCAGCGCGGCAATTGGGATTCCGCCGTGGCTGAAATCGGCCAGCGCGCCGGCATCTTCAAGAAACACGGCCTTGAACTTGAAATCCTCTGGACTCAGGGCAGCGGCGAAACCATTCAAGCGGTGCTGTCGAATTCCGTCGACGTTGGCGTTGCCGCTGGCATCATGGGCACGCTCGGCGCTTTCTCGAAAGGCGCGCCCATCCGCGTCATCGGCGCGCAATCGACCGGCGCTGGCGATCTGTTCTGGTATGTGCGCGAGGATTCACCGGTCAAAACCATGAAGGACATGGATGGCCGCACCATCGCCTATTCGACCAACGGCTCCTCGACCCACGGCATCGTCACCGCCTTCCTCAACGAGATGAAGCTGAAGGCACGGCCCGTCGCGACGGGCAGCCCGTCGACCACGCTGACGCAGGTGATGTCCGGTCAGGTCGACATGGGCTGGTCGGCGCCGCCCTCTGGCCTCGACTTCATCGACCAGAAGAGAATCCGCGTCATCGCCACCGGCAACGACACCGCGTTCAAAGGCCAGACCGTGCGCCTGCTCGACGTGCATGCGCAGACCCTGCAGAGCAAGAAACCGCAGCTCGAACGTTTCATGAAAGCCTATCGCGAGACCATCGACCGCATGTACGACGATCCGGCCATGCTGAAAACCTATGCTGAATTCGTCGGCGTGTCGGAAGCGGTCGCCACGCGCACCCGCGACGAGTTCTTCGCCAAATCGGCGATCGATCCGGACAAGATTGTCGGCCTCAACGAGATCATGCCCGACGCGGTGACCTACAAATACATCGCCGCTCCGCTGACCGAAGCCCAGACAAAAGAACTATTCCAGATTTTGCCGCGCTGA
- a CDS encoding ABC transporter substrate-binding protein — MTISRVSRQTGWKLALAAASLFIAGQALAQDKLLLAVGQRGNWDTSVSEIGQRAGIFKKHNLVLELLYTQGGGETQQAVIGGSADIGIGAGIMGTLSAFSKNAPVRIIGAETTGAGDLFWYVKADSPIKSLKDAAGKTISYSTNGSSTHGVVTAFIKDLGIKATPTGTGGPSATLTQVMSGQIDIGWSAPPFGLDLLDQNKIRIIATGNDTAFKGQTVRLVITNATALQGKKAAIERYMKAYRETIDMMYKDPAALKIYADFVGIPEQVAKRTRDQFFPPASIDPDKVVGLNEIMPDAVNFKYITAPLTEAQLKELIQIPPR; from the coding sequence ATGACGATTTCGAGGGTTTCGCGCCAAACAGGTTGGAAACTGGCGCTCGCTGCGGCTTCCCTTTTCATCGCCGGCCAAGCCCTGGCCCAGGACAAACTGCTCTTGGCGGTCGGACAGCGCGGCAATTGGGACACCTCGGTCTCCGAAATCGGCCAGCGCGCCGGCATCTTCAAAAAGCACAATCTCGTCTTGGAACTGCTCTACACCCAGGGTGGCGGCGAGACCCAGCAGGCGGTCATCGGCGGCTCGGCCGACATCGGCATCGGCGCCGGCATCATGGGCACGCTCAGCGCCTTTTCCAAGAACGCGCCGGTGCGCATCATCGGCGCCGAGACCACGGGCGCCGGCGACCTGTTCTGGTATGTGAAAGCGGATTCGCCGATCAAGTCGCTCAAGGATGCCGCCGGCAAAACCATCTCCTATTCCACCAACGGCTCTTCGACCCATGGCGTGGTGACGGCTTTCATCAAGGACCTCGGCATCAAGGCGACACCGACGGGCACCGGCGGACCTTCCGCAACTTTGACGCAGGTCATGTCCGGCCAGATCGACATCGGCTGGTCGGCGCCGCCTTTCGGCCTTGACCTGCTCGACCAGAACAAGATCCGCATCATCGCCACAGGCAATGACACCGCCTTCAAAGGTCAGACCGTGCGGCTCGTCATCACCAATGCGACGGCGCTGCAAGGCAAGAAAGCGGCGATCGAGCGCTACATGAAGGCTTACCGCGAAACCATCGACATGATGTACAAGGATCCAGCGGCGCTGAAGATTTATGCCGATTTCGTCGGCATACCCGAACAGGTGGCCAAGCGCACGCGCGACCAGTTCTTTCCGCCCGCGTCGATCGATCCGGACAAAGTTGTCGGCCTCAACGAGATCATGCCCGACGCGGTCAACTTCAAATATATCACCGCGCCGCTGACCGAGGCGCAGCTTAAGGAACTGATCCAGATTCCGCCGCGCTAA
- a CDS encoding heme ABC transporter permease, with product MLKYANPANFLWLADRLIPWLGAAAAAVLAVGLYLAFFVAPADYQQGETVRIMFIHVPAAWLSMFCYGLMALSALGTLVWRHPLADAAQQAAAPLGAAFTFVCLVTGSLWGKPMWGTWWVWDARLTSVLVLFIIYLGLIALWRTIEEPALAGRAAAILTLVGCVNLPIIKFSVDWWNTLHQPASVFRLGGPTIHPSMLWPLLLMALGGTLLFLTLHLMATRNEVLRRRLRRLTIVAAQRGERAPLAAGEAV from the coding sequence ATGCTGAAATATGCCAATCCAGCCAATTTCCTCTGGCTTGCCGACCGCTTGATCCCCTGGCTCGGTGCGGCCGCCGCCGCAGTGCTGGCGGTTGGGCTCTATCTGGCTTTCTTCGTCGCGCCGGCGGACTATCAGCAGGGCGAAACGGTGCGGATCATGTTCATTCATGTGCCGGCCGCCTGGCTGTCGATGTTCTGCTATGGGCTGATGGCGCTGTCGGCGCTCGGCACCCTGGTCTGGCGTCATCCGCTGGCCGACGCGGCGCAGCAGGCGGCAGCACCCTTGGGCGCGGCTTTCACCTTCGTCTGCCTCGTTACCGGCTCGCTGTGGGGCAAGCCGATGTGGGGGACGTGGTGGGTCTGGGATGCCAGGCTGACCTCGGTGCTGGTGCTGTTCATCATCTATCTTGGCCTCATCGCCTTATGGCGCACCATCGAGGAACCGGCGCTGGCCGGCCGCGCCGCGGCGATCCTGACCCTGGTCGGCTGCGTCAATCTGCCGATCATCAAATTCTCGGTCGATTGGTGGAACACGCTGCATCAGCCGGCGTCGGTGTTTCGCCTCGGCGGCCCCACCATTCATCCTTCCATGCTGTGGCCGCTGCTGCTGATGGCGTTGGGGGGAACCTTGCTGTTCCTCACCCTGCATCTGATGGCGACACGCAATGAGGTGCTGCGGCGCCGACTGCGGCGGCTGACCATTGTCGCGGCGCAGCGTGGCGAGCGCGCGCCGCTGGCGGCGGGGGAGGCGGTCTGA
- the ccmD gene encoding heme exporter protein CcmD translates to MGEHAGYIVAAYGITVVVILGVIGWTTFDYARLKRALQRFPTRGDTDGGA, encoded by the coding sequence ATGGGCGAGCACGCGGGCTATATCGTCGCTGCCTATGGCATCACCGTCGTCGTCATTCTTGGCGTCATCGGTTGGACGACGTTTGACTATGCGCGGTTGAAGCGCGCCTTGCAGCGCTTTCCGACGCGCGGCGATACGGACGGTGGCGCATGA
- a CDS encoding DsbE family thiol:disulfide interchange protein produces MTDQAKSETGQSSRRLLTLIPLAAFLALALLFFFRLGAGDASRVPSALIGKQVPAFSLPPVEGTNRPGFSDADLRQGHVSIVNIFASWCVPCRDEHPLLSQLAADAALSAKGVRLIGLNYKDEPVNAARFLNELGNPYALIGSDKPGRAAIDWGVYGVPETFVVKGDGTIAFKVVGPLSETSLRTVLLPEIEKALR; encoded by the coding sequence ATGACCGATCAGGCCAAATCCGAAACCGGTCAGTCTTCACGCCGGCTTTTGACGCTGATCCCGCTTGCCGCCTTTCTGGCGCTGGCGTTGCTGTTCTTCTTCCGCCTCGGTGCCGGCGATGCCTCGCGTGTGCCGTCGGCCTTGATCGGCAAGCAGGTGCCGGCCTTCTCCCTGCCGCCGGTCGAAGGCACGAACCGCCCCGGCTTCAGCGATGCGGATCTGCGCCAAGGACATGTTTCAATCGTCAATATTTTCGCCAGCTGGTGCGTGCCGTGTCGCGACGAGCATCCGCTGCTGAGCCAGCTCGCCGCCGATGCAGCGTTGAGCGCCAAAGGCGTGCGCCTGATCGGCCTCAACTACAAGGACGAGCCGGTCAATGCGGCGCGCTTCCTGAACGAGCTGGGCAATCCCTATGCGCTGATCGGCAGCGACAAGCCGGGCCGGGCGGCGATCGATTGGGGTGTCTATGGGGTGCCGGAGACTTTCGTCGTCAAGGGCGACGGCACGATCGCCTTCAAAGTGGTAGGGCCGCTGAGTGAGACGAGCCTGCGCACCGTGCTGCTGCCGGAAATCGAGAAGGCGCTGCGCTAG
- a CDS encoding septation protein A: MSTEPTIAARTAAPKQNPMLKLALEMGPLVLFFLANSRPALFRPLLEPIMPASLLEGEKAGIFAATLVLMISVVVSLLISWRLTKRLPVMPVVTCIAVVFFGVLTFLFHDDLFIKLKPTIVNAIFGAVLLGSLAFGKLLLPVVLDSVMHLTEEGWRKLTVRWGLFFFVLAALNEIVWRTQTTDFWVSFKVFGIMPLTIIFALSQVPLILKYEVKNPDAE; encoded by the coding sequence CTGAAACTGGCCCTCGAAATGGGGCCACTGGTTCTGTTCTTCCTGGCCAATTCGCGCCCGGCGCTGTTCCGCCCGTTGCTTGAACCGATCATGCCCGCGTCACTGCTCGAAGGCGAGAAGGCCGGCATTTTCGCCGCCACGCTTGTTCTCATGATCAGCGTCGTCGTCTCGCTGCTCATCTCCTGGCGGCTGACCAAACGCCTGCCGGTGATGCCCGTCGTCACCTGCATCGCCGTCGTCTTCTTTGGCGTGCTGACCTTCCTGTTTCACGATGATCTGTTCATCAAACTGAAGCCGACGATCGTCAACGCCATCTTCGGCGCGGTGCTGCTCGGCTCGCTGGCCTTCGGCAAACTGCTGCTGCCGGTCGTTCTCGATTCCGTGATGCATCTGACGGAGGAAGGCTGGCGCAAGCTCACCGTCCGCTGGGGCCTGTTCTTCTTTGTGCTGGCCGCGCTGAACGAAATCGTCTGGCGCACGCAGACGACGGACTTTTGGGTGAGCTTCAAAGTGTTCGGCATTATGCCGCTGACCATCATCTTCGCCCTGTCTCAGGTGCCGTTGATCCTCAAGTACGAGGTCAAGAACCCGGACGCGGAGTAA